The DNA sequence TATGTTCTCGATACCGGAAACAGGCGCGTGGTACATCTTGACGCCAATTTGAATTTTGTCGAGGAAATTATCCCGGAAGACGACCCCGAAGAGATTATATCAACGTTGACCTACTATTCGGGTTTGGCAGTGTCGCCGATGGGGGAATTGACGGTAGCCGACTATGATAATTCGCGCCTTATCCGGATGGATAATTTTAATCATTTCAGTCGGTACATCGGTGATTTTGGATACGGCCAGGGAACGCTTCTTAATCCAAAATCGCTGGCACTCGATCAGGATGGTAATCATTATGTCGCCGATATGGGAAACAAACGCATCGCCGTTTTTGATGATTATGGAAATTTCATTCGGCAAATTGGAAGTCAAATGCTTGAAAGTCCCGAAGCGGTGGCGGTTGGAAACAATGGTTTGGTCTGGGTATCAGATAGTCGGTTAAGGACAATTATGGCTTTTCATAATTCCGGAAAACTAATATTTGACGGCCTTAAAGAAATGAGTCCGGATACAAAATTGGATAATGTACAAGCCCTGACGGTAACTCCCGATGGCAAGTTATTTGTTGCCAATACCGGTAATAACGAAATTTTAATCTACCGTATAATTTATGAGGCCAATAAGGATTAATCCGGATAGATGTCAAGTGGCGGTTATTTTTTTGGCGTTAGCCGCGTTATCTATTTTCCTTAATCCTTGCGCGCACGGGGAATATCTCAGCATAAAATTGGCAATTCAACCGGATGATACTCTAATTCAGACCGGTTTGGAGCCGTTTGCGGATAATTCCGATTCCATTTATTGCGGCGGCAAGATCCTTCGGCGGGGAATCGACTATCGCCTTCATCCTCGCACAGGCAGACTGAAGATTTTAACGAGGATTGATTGCGATAGTATCGACGTCCGTATTTTTCACCTTCCCAAATGGCTGTTTGAATCATCGGGAAATAAACCGGGAGAGGGTAGAAAATTTATCAATCTGCCCGGTTCCGGTATCAGGCCATCAACAGATCGACATCGCCCATCGGATTTAAGGAAGATAAACCTATCGGGTAACAAATCATTCGCATTTAACGTCGGAAAATCGGGTCAGAGTAATTTTTCTCAGGGATTATCGGTTGACTTTGATGCCCGCATTGGTTCGGATTTAGAAATCAAGGGTTCGGTTTCCGATAAGATCAATTCCGTAAATAACCCGATAGGTCCGGGCGGATCGACAATGCTATTATCGGAACTCGATAAATATTATTTTGAGATCAAGGGAAAACAACTGACGGCCCGAGCGGGAGATATTCCATCCATAT is a window from the Candidatus Zixiibacteriota bacterium genome containing:
- a CDS encoding NHL repeat-containing protein, with amino-acid sequence MRPAVIICLIILVSCGGNAPPPVPDNINSSITGPVSLIFENKISGRILTHDLLQPSGLAIDTRGDIYISDNGNHRIIKLDQNLKTIRDYGGYGTGMGRLQNPNDLFVDRVLNLYVLDTGNRRVVHLDANLNFVEEIIPEDDPEEIISTLTYYSGLAVSPMGELTVADYDNSRLIRMDNFNHFSRYIGDFGYGQGTLLNPKSLALDQDGNHYVADMGNKRIAVFDDYGNFIRQIGSQMLESPEAVAVGNNGLVWVSDSRLRTIMAFHNSGKLIFDGLKEMSPDTKLDNVQALTVTPDGKLFVANTGNNEILIYRIIYEANKD